The Burkholderia mayonis DNA window GTGCGCCTCAAACAAGGCGATATGGACCAGGCGACGATTTTTTCCGAGGATCCTGCGGCGATGGCCCGTAAATGGGTCGATCTCGGCGCGCGGCGTTTGCATCTCGTCGACCTGAACGGCGCGTTCGCCGGCAAACCGAAGAATCTCGAGGCGATCGAGGCGATTCTCGGGGAGGTCGGCAACGAAATCCCGGTGCAGCTGGGCGGCGGCATCCGCAGCCTCGAGACGATCGAGAAGTATCTGGACGCCGGGCTGTCGTACGTGATCATCGGCACGGCGGCGGTGAAGGACCCGGGCTTTCTGCAGGATGCGTGCAGTGCGTTCGCGGGCAGCATCATCGTCGGCCTCGACGCGAAGGACGGCAAGGTCGCGACTGACGGCTGGAGCAAGCTCACGGGCCACGAAGTGATCGATCTCGCGCGGAAGTTCGAGGACTACGGCGTCGAGTCGATCGTGTATACCGACATCGGCCGCGACGGGATGCTGCAAGGCATCAACATCGAGGCGACGGTGAAGCTCGCGCAGGCGGTCGGCATTCCGGTGATCGCGAGCGGCGGCCTGTCGAATATCGGCGACATCGAGAAGCTCTGCAAAGTGGAAGACGAAGGTGTCGAAGGCGTGATCTGCGGCCGGGCGATCTACTCGGGCGACCTCGATTTCGCCGCCGCGCAGAAACGCGCGGACGAACTGAACGGCGAGCTCGACGACGCCTGACGCGCCGCCTCGGCACTCCGCCTTTTCGCCAAGCCGCCCGCCCCGTGCGGGCGGCATTACCCGCGGCATGCCGCGCAACATCATGGCTCTAGCTAAACGCATCATCCCCTGTCTCGACGTGACCGCCGGGCGCGTCGTCAAGGGCGTCAATTTCGTCGAACTGCGCGACGCGGGCGATCCCGTCGAGATCGCGCGGCGTTATGACGAGCAGGGCGCGGACGAACTCACGTTCCTCGACATCACCGCGACGTCGGACGGCCGCGACCTGATCCTGCCGATCATCGAGGCGGTCGCGTCGCAGGTGTTCATTCCGCTCACGGTGGGCGGCGGCGTGCGCGCGGTCGAGGACGTGCGGCGCCTCCTGAACGCCGGCGCGGACAAGGTCGGCATGAACTCGTCAGCGGTCGCGAATCCGCAGCTCGTGCGCGACGCGGCCGACAAGTACGGCTCGCAGTGCATCGTCGTCGCGATCGATGCGAAGCGCGTGTCGGGCGAAGGCGAGGCGCCGCGCTGGGAAGTCTTCACGCACGGCGGCCGCAAGGGCACGGGCCTCGATGCCGTCGAATGGGCGCGCAAGGTGGCCGAGCTCGGCGCGGGCGAGATCCTGCTCACGAGCATGGACCGCGACGGCACGAAGGCGGGCTTCGATCTCGCGTTGACGCGCGCGGTGTCGGACGCGGTGTCCGTGCCCGTGATCGCGTCGGGCGGCGTCGGCTCGCTCGAGCACCTCGCGGCGGGCATCACCGAAGGCCGCGCGGACGCGGTGTTGGCCGCGAGCATCTTCCACTACGGCGAGCATACGGTCGGCGAGGCGAAGCGCTTCTTGGCCGAGCGCGGTATTCCGGTGAGGTTGTGATGAGCGAAGCAATGAAGCCGGGCGACTGGCTCGACAAGGTCCGCTGGGACGCGAACGGCCTCGTGCCGGCGATCGCGCAGGACGCGGCGACGAACGACGTGCTGATGTTTGCGTGGATGAACCGCGAGGCGTTGGCGAAGACGATTGAATTGAAGCGCGCGGTGTACTACTCGCGCTCGCGGCAGCGCCTGTGGTTCAAGGGCGAGGAGTCGGGCCACGTGCAGCACGTGCACGAAGTGCGGATCGACTGCGACGAGGACGTCGTGCTGCTGAAAGTCGAGCAGGTCGAGGGCATCGCGTGCCACACCGGCCGGCGCTCGTGCTTTTTCCAGAAATTCGAGGGCACCGTCGACGACGGCGAATGGGTCGCGGTCGATCCGGTGCTCAAAGACCCCGAACACATCTACAAATGACGCAATCGACGATCGAAGACACGCTGCTGCGCCTCGCCGCCGTAATCGACAGCCGCAAGGGCGGCGATCCCGAGCAATCGTACGTGTCGCGCCTCTTCCACAAGGGCGACGACGCGGTCCTGAAGAAGATCGGCGAGGAAGCGACCGAAGTAGTGCTCGCCGCGAAGGACGTGCGCCAGGGCGGCGCGCCGTCCGCGCTCGTCGGCGAAGTCGCGGACCTGTGGTTCCACTGCCTCGTCGCGCTGTCGCACTTCGACCTGAGCCCCGCCGACGTGATCGCCGAGCTCGAGCGCCGCGAAGGGTTGTCGGGCATCGAGGAAAAGGCGCTGCGCAAGCGCCGCGAGCGCGAAGAAAACGGCGGATGAGCCGATGCGGCCGCACGCCGCGCAAGATTTGTCATCAAAGGGGAATAGCATCATGTCAGAGTCGCCGAACCAATTTCCGCCGCCATACCAGAACGCGACCGAGAGCGAACGCCAGCAATCGTTGCGCACGTTGACGCACATCCTCTACCTGCTATACGCGATTCACTGGCTGACGGGCGGCATCACGGGCATCGTCGCGATCATCATCAACTACGTGAAGCGCGACGATACGCTCGGCACCGCGTATCAGGCTCATTTCGAATGGCAGATCCGCACCTTCTGGCGCGCGCTGATCGCGTATCTGATCGGCTTTGCGCTGCTGTTTGTCGGGATCGGCTTCGTCGTGCTGGGTGCGGTGTGGATCTGGACGCTGTACCGTATCATCAAAGGCTGGCTGTACTTGAACGACAACAAGACGCTCGATCCGCAGGCATGGTTCTGACGCCTGGCGGGACGCGTCGGGGAACACGATGAGTCACGACCCGAACTGCCTGTTCTGCAAGATCGCGGCGGGCGAGATTCCGAGCACGAGGGTGCACGAGGACGACGAATTCGTCGCTTTCAGGGACATCCGGCCCGCAGCCGATACGCACGTGCTCGTCATTCCGCGCAAGCACGTGCCGACGCTGTCCGCCGTCACCGAGGAAGACGCGCCGCTGCTTGGTAGAATGATGGTTCTCGTCGCGCGGCTCGCCGAGCAGCTGGGCTGCGCGTATACGGGCGGCGAAACCGGGTTCCGGACGGTGATCAATACCGGGCCGGGCGGCGGGCAGGAGGTCTATCACCTGCACGCGCATATTCTGGCCGGGCCGCGTCCGTGGCGCCGGATGGGATGAGATGACGGGCGCCGCCCGTCATCCGAACGAAGCCGGCGCGGGGCCGGCGATTTGCGCCGCGAGACCGGCGAGGTTTAGGAGAGTTTCATCATGGGCGGATTGAGTATTTGGCATTGGCTGATCGTGTTGCTGATCGTCGCGCTGGTGTTCGGCACGAAGAAACTGCGCAACATCGGCAATGATCTCGGCAGTGCGGTCAAGGGTTTCAAGGATGGCATGAAGGAGAGCGAAACCCCCGCCGACGCGCAGCAGTTGCCGCGCTCGGGATCGGTCGACGTCGACGCGAAGGAAGCCGCGTCGCGCTCGTCCGATTCGCACAAAGCATAAGACACGCTGACGGACTGCCGCGATGCTCGATCTCGGTCTTTCAAAGATGGCGCTGATCGGCGTCGTCGCGCTCGTCGTGCTCGGCCCCGAGCGGCTGCCGCGCGTCGCGCGGACGGCGGGCGCGCTCTTCGGGCGCGCGCAGCGCTACATCAACGACGTGAAGGCGGAAGTCTCGCGCGAGATCGAGCTCGATGCGCTGCGCACGATGAAGACCGATTTCGAGCAGGCGGCGCGCAACGTCGAGAACACGATCCACGACAACCTGCGCGAGCACGAACGCGATCTCAACGCCGCGTGGAACTCGACGGTGTCGTCGGGCGATCCGGCGGCCGTCGACGCGTCGGACGGTTCGGCTGCGCCGTTCGGCGAGCCGTCGTGGCGCAGCGTCGTCGCCGCGTCGGCGAAGCGCCGCAACTGGCGGGTGAGGAAGACGGCGACGCCCGTCTGGTACAAGCGCGCAACGATGCGCCGCACGCAGGTGCAGTCGGGCGCCGCGCGCGTCGCGCGGCACCAGCCGGCGAGCCTGCGCCGTCCCGCGCGTTTCTTCTGAGCGATGAATCGCGCTTGTCATTTCAACCGAGGGCCGGTGTGAGCGACCCCCAGCACAATCCGGACGAAGGTCCGGAAGAGACCTTCATCTCCCATCTCGTCGAACTGCGTGACCGCATCATCCGGGCGGGCGTGGCGGTGATCGTCGTGTTTCTCGGGCTCGTCTACTGGGCGCCCGATATCTTCCGGCTGCTCGCGCGGCCGCTGATGCAGAACCTGCCGAAGGGCGGCAAGATGATCGTGACCGACGTCACCGGCTCGTTCTTCGTGCCGATGAAGGTGACGATGCTCGTCGCACTCGTGATTGCGCTGCCGATCGTGCTGTACCAGATCTGGGCGTTCGTTGCGCCGGGGCTCTATCAGCACGAGAAGAAGCTTGTCTTGCCGCTCGTCAGCAGCAGCTATGTGCTGTTCCTGTGCGGGATGGCGTTTGCGTACTTCGTCGTGTTCCCGACGATCTTCCGCGTGATGGCGCACTACAACGCGCCGCTCGGCGCCGAGATGTCGACCGATATCGACAATTACCTGAGCTTCGTGCTCGGCATGTTCGTTGCGTTCGGGGTGACGTTCGAGGTGCCGGTCGTCGTCGTGCTGCTCGTGCGGATGGGCGTGCTGACTGTGCAGAAGCTCAAGGAGATCCGGCCGTACGTGATCGTCGGCGCGTTCGTCGTCGCGGCCGTCGTGACGCCGCCCGACGTGTTCTCGCAGCTGATGCTCGCGCTGCCGCTCGTGCTGTTGTACGAGGCGGGGATCATCGCGGCGCGGCTCTTCGTCAAGCCGCCGCCGAAAGAAGAAGACCAAGGCAAAACCGCGGCGAGCTGAGCGGGCGGTGGGCCGGGCTTGCCGGCGCGTAGCTGGGTTGGTTGTAAAGGCCACTAAAAGGCCATCGACCGCCCGGTGGACCATTCGAGCGGCGGCCTGCGCGGATTTTGCTCAGAGCCGCTTCGCGTCGGGCGGTCGGTTCGATCAGACGCGGCAGAAGCAAGAAACAAAAAAGCAACCTATCTTTGAATCGCCCCCAGGAAGTTGGACACCGATCCAACCTTTGAGGGGCAGTTCACTTGGGTTGCTTTTTTTGTTTGCCGTCACGCCGGAAGGCGGCGAAGCGTGCGTCGCGGGCGTTGTCTCGGCCGTCCCGACGCCTGCTTACTCCTCCTCGTCGCTATTCTGCTCGTCGAGCGCCTGCTTCG harbors:
- the hisA gene encoding 1-(5-phosphoribosyl)-5-[(5-phosphoribosylamino)methylideneamino]imidazole-4-carboxamide isomerase, which encodes MLLIPAIDLKDGQCVRLKQGDMDQATIFSEDPAAMARKWVDLGARRLHLVDLNGAFAGKPKNLEAIEAILGEVGNEIPVQLGGGIRSLETIEKYLDAGLSYVIIGTAAVKDPGFLQDACSAFAGSIIVGLDAKDGKVATDGWSKLTGHEVIDLARKFEDYGVESIVYTDIGRDGMLQGINIEATVKLAQAVGIPVIASGGLSNIGDIEKLCKVEDEGVEGVICGRAIYSGDLDFAAAQKRADELNGELDDA
- the hisF gene encoding imidazole glycerol phosphate synthase subunit HisF is translated as MALAKRIIPCLDVTAGRVVKGVNFVELRDAGDPVEIARRYDEQGADELTFLDITATSDGRDLILPIIEAVASQVFIPLTVGGGVRAVEDVRRLLNAGADKVGMNSSAVANPQLVRDAADKYGSQCIVVAIDAKRVSGEGEAPRWEVFTHGGRKGTGLDAVEWARKVAELGAGEILLTSMDRDGTKAGFDLALTRAVSDAVSVPVIASGGVGSLEHLAAGITEGRADAVLAASIFHYGEHTVGEAKRFLAERGIPVRL
- the hisI gene encoding phosphoribosyl-AMP cyclohydrolase gives rise to the protein MSEAMKPGDWLDKVRWDANGLVPAIAQDAATNDVLMFAWMNREALAKTIELKRAVYYSRSRQRLWFKGEESGHVQHVHEVRIDCDEDVVLLKVEQVEGIACHTGRRSCFFQKFEGTVDDGEWVAVDPVLKDPEHIYK
- a CDS encoding phosphoribosyl-ATP diphosphatase, yielding MTQSTIEDTLLRLAAVIDSRKGGDPEQSYVSRLFHKGDDAVLKKIGEEATEVVLAAKDVRQGGAPSALVGEVADLWFHCLVALSHFDLSPADVIAELERREGLSGIEEKALRKRREREENGG
- a CDS encoding DUF4870 family protein, whose amino-acid sequence is MSESPNQFPPPYQNATESERQQSLRTLTHILYLLYAIHWLTGGITGIVAIIINYVKRDDTLGTAYQAHFEWQIRTFWRALIAYLIGFALLFVGIGFVVLGAVWIWTLYRIIKGWLYLNDNKTLDPQAWF
- a CDS encoding histidine triad nucleotide-binding protein, with amino-acid sequence MSHDPNCLFCKIAAGEIPSTRVHEDDEFVAFRDIRPAADTHVLVIPRKHVPTLSAVTEEDAPLLGRMMVLVARLAEQLGCAYTGGETGFRTVINTGPGGGQEVYHLHAHILAGPRPWRRMG
- the tatA gene encoding Sec-independent protein translocase subunit TatA — translated: MGGLSIWHWLIVLLIVALVFGTKKLRNIGNDLGSAVKGFKDGMKESETPADAQQLPRSGSVDVDAKEAASRSSDSHKA
- the tatB gene encoding Sec-independent protein translocase protein TatB, whose protein sequence is MLDLGLSKMALIGVVALVVLGPERLPRVARTAGALFGRAQRYINDVKAEVSREIELDALRTMKTDFEQAARNVENTIHDNLREHERDLNAAWNSTVSSGDPAAVDASDGSAAPFGEPSWRSVVAASAKRRNWRVRKTATPVWYKRATMRRTQVQSGAARVARHQPASLRRPARFF
- the tatC gene encoding twin-arginine translocase subunit TatC; its protein translation is MSDPQHNPDEGPEETFISHLVELRDRIIRAGVAVIVVFLGLVYWAPDIFRLLARPLMQNLPKGGKMIVTDVTGSFFVPMKVTMLVALVIALPIVLYQIWAFVAPGLYQHEKKLVLPLVSSSYVLFLCGMAFAYFVVFPTIFRVMAHYNAPLGAEMSTDIDNYLSFVLGMFVAFGVTFEVPVVVVLLVRMGVLTVQKLKEIRPYVIVGAFVVAAVVTPPDVFSQLMLALPLVLLYEAGIIAARLFVKPPPKEEDQGKTAAS